The Mangifera indica cultivar Alphonso chromosome 8, CATAS_Mindica_2.1, whole genome shotgun sequence genome has a window encoding:
- the LOC123222814 gene encoding ankyrin repeat and SAM domain-containing protein 6-like isoform X5 — protein sequence MELRKMQRQDDKWEHDLYDDDERQVSNRMVGVRDLRLKLQKKSIQQVSQSGKSTSGVQDLREKLSGTMNSQLVNSDPPKPNLLAAKPARKSVAAEASETETRRVADPALRKKVQQKVETSVGGFLRSLGLEKYSITFQAEEVDMTALVHMTDEDLKAIGIPMGPRKKILLALESRG from the exons ATGGAATTAAGAAAGAT GCAGAGGCAAGACGACAAGTGGGAACATGATCTTTATGACGATGATGAACGTCAAGTTTCAA ATCGAATGGTTGGTGTCCGAGATCTTCGTTTAAAGCTCCAAAAGAAAAGTATACAACAAGTATCTCAAAGTGGAAAGAGTACTTCAGGTGTGCAAGATCTTCGTGAAAAGTTATCTGGGACAATGAATTCACAACTGGTGAACTCTGATCCGCCAAAACCAAATTTGCTGGCTGCTAAACCGGCCAGAAAGAGTGTTGCTGCTGAAGCTTCAGAGACAGAGACCAGAAGAGTTGCTGATCCAGCTCTGAGAAAGAAAGTTCAGCAGAAG GTTGAGACATCAGTTGGTGGGTTTTTGCGATCATTGGGTCTTGAGAAGTATTCCATTACTTTTCAAGCCGAGGAG GTTGATATGACAGCTCTTGTACATATGACTGATGAGGACCTCAAGGCTATAGGAATACCTATG GGCCCAAGAAAGAAGATACTATTGGCACTGGAATCTAGAGGCTGA
- the LOC123222814 gene encoding ankyrin repeat and SAM domain-containing protein 6-like isoform X4, which translates to MELRKMQRQDDKWEHDLYDDDERQVSMACEDRMVGVRDLRLKLQKKSIQQVSQSGKSTSGVQDLREKLSGTMNSQLVNSDPPKPNLLAAKPARKSVAAEASETETRRVADPALRKKVQQKVETSVGGFLRSLGLEKYSITFQAEEVDMTALVHMTDEDLKAIGIPMGPRKKILLALESRG; encoded by the exons ATGGAATTAAGAAAGAT GCAGAGGCAAGACGACAAGTGGGAACATGATCTTTATGACGATGATGAACGTCAAGTTTC AATGGCCTGTGAAGATCGAATGGTTGGTGTCCGAGATCTTCGTTTAAAGCTCCAAAAGAAAAGTATACAACAAGTATCTCAAAGTGGAAAGAGTACTTCAGGTGTGCAAGATCTTCGTGAAAAGTTATCTGGGACAATGAATTCACAACTGGTGAACTCTGATCCGCCAAAACCAAATTTGCTGGCTGCTAAACCGGCCAGAAAGAGTGTTGCTGCTGAAGCTTCAGAGACAGAGACCAGAAGAGTTGCTGATCCAGCTCTGAGAAAGAAAGTTCAGCAGAAG GTTGAGACATCAGTTGGTGGGTTTTTGCGATCATTGGGTCTTGAGAAGTATTCCATTACTTTTCAAGCCGAGGAG GTTGATATGACAGCTCTTGTACATATGACTGATGAGGACCTCAAGGCTATAGGAATACCTATG GGCCCAAGAAAGAAGATACTATTGGCACTGGAATCTAGAGGCTGA
- the LOC123222814 gene encoding ankyrin repeat and SAM domain-containing protein 6-like isoform X1: protein MYADRVEATAKRSVKDRLNGNSTPNYSTRRRSITGKRQRQDDKWEHDLYDDDERQVSMACEDRMVGVRDLRLKLQKKSIQQVSQSGKSTSGVQDLREKLSGTMNSQLVNSDPPKPNLLAAKPARKSVAAEASETETRRVADPALRKKVQQKVETSVGGFLRSLGLEKYSITFQAEEVDMTALVHMTDEDLKAIGIPMGPRKKILLALESRG from the exons ATGTACGCTGATCGAGTGGAGGCTACAGCCAAGAGGTCAGTTAAGGACCGTCTAAACGGCAATTCCACTCCTAACTACTCTACTCGCAGGCGATCAATCACTGGCAAAAG GCAGAGGCAAGACGACAAGTGGGAACATGATCTTTATGACGATGATGAACGTCAAGTTTCAA TGGCCTGTGAAGATCGAATGGTTGGTGTCCGAGATCTTCGTTTAAAGCTCCAAAAGAAAAGTATACAACAAGTATCTCAAAGTGGAAAGAGTACTTCAGGTGTGCAAGATCTTCGTGAAAAGTTATCTGGGACAATGAATTCACAACTGGTGAACTCTGATCCGCCAAAACCAAATTTGCTGGCTGCTAAACCGGCCAGAAAGAGTGTTGCTGCTGAAGCTTCAGAGACAGAGACCAGAAGAGTTGCTGATCCAGCTCTGAGAAAGAAAGTTCAGCAGAAG GTTGAGACATCAGTTGGTGGGTTTTTGCGATCATTGGGTCTTGAGAAGTATTCCATTACTTTTCAAGCCGAGGAG GTTGATATGACAGCTCTTGTACATATGACTGATGAGGACCTCAAGGCTATAGGAATACCTATG GGCCCAAGAAAGAAGATACTATTGGCACTGGAATCTAGAGGCTGA
- the LOC123222814 gene encoding ankyrin repeat and SAM domain-containing protein 6-like isoform X3, with protein sequence MYADRVEATAKRSVKDRLNGNSTPNYSTRRRSITGKRQRQDDKWEHDLYDDDERQVSNRMVGVRDLRLKLQKKSIQQVSQSGKSTSGVQDLREKLSGTMNSQLVNSDPPKPNLLAAKPARKSVAAEASETETRRVADPALRKKVQQKVETSVGGFLRSLGLEKYSITFQAEEVDMTALVHMTDEDLKAIGIPMGPRKKILLALESRG encoded by the exons ATGTACGCTGATCGAGTGGAGGCTACAGCCAAGAGGTCAGTTAAGGACCGTCTAAACGGCAATTCCACTCCTAACTACTCTACTCGCAGGCGATCAATCACTGGCAAAAG GCAGAGGCAAGACGACAAGTGGGAACATGATCTTTATGACGATGATGAACGTCAAGTTTCAA ATCGAATGGTTGGTGTCCGAGATCTTCGTTTAAAGCTCCAAAAGAAAAGTATACAACAAGTATCTCAAAGTGGAAAGAGTACTTCAGGTGTGCAAGATCTTCGTGAAAAGTTATCTGGGACAATGAATTCACAACTGGTGAACTCTGATCCGCCAAAACCAAATTTGCTGGCTGCTAAACCGGCCAGAAAGAGTGTTGCTGCTGAAGCTTCAGAGACAGAGACCAGAAGAGTTGCTGATCCAGCTCTGAGAAAGAAAGTTCAGCAGAAG GTTGAGACATCAGTTGGTGGGTTTTTGCGATCATTGGGTCTTGAGAAGTATTCCATTACTTTTCAAGCCGAGGAG GTTGATATGACAGCTCTTGTACATATGACTGATGAGGACCTCAAGGCTATAGGAATACCTATG GGCCCAAGAAAGAAGATACTATTGGCACTGGAATCTAGAGGCTGA
- the LOC123222814 gene encoding uncharacterized protein LOC123222814 isoform X2, giving the protein MYADRVEATAKRSVKDRLNGNSTPNYSTRRRSITGKRQRQDDKWEHDLYDDDERQVSMACEDRMVGVRDLRLKLQKKSIQQVSQSGKSTSGVQDLREKLSGTMNSQLVNSDPPKPNLLAAKPARKSVAAEASETETRRVADPALRKKVQQKVETSVGGFLRSLGLEKYSITFQAEVDMTALVHMTDEDLKAIGIPMGPRKKILLALESRG; this is encoded by the exons ATGTACGCTGATCGAGTGGAGGCTACAGCCAAGAGGTCAGTTAAGGACCGTCTAAACGGCAATTCCACTCCTAACTACTCTACTCGCAGGCGATCAATCACTGGCAAAAG GCAGAGGCAAGACGACAAGTGGGAACATGATCTTTATGACGATGATGAACGTCAAGTTTC AATGGCCTGTGAAGATCGAATGGTTGGTGTCCGAGATCTTCGTTTAAAGCTCCAAAAGAAAAGTATACAACAAGTATCTCAAAGTGGAAAGAGTACTTCAGGTGTGCAAGATCTTCGTGAAAAGTTATCTGGGACAATGAATTCACAACTGGTGAACTCTGATCCGCCAAAACCAAATTTGCTGGCTGCTAAACCGGCCAGAAAGAGTGTTGCTGCTGAAGCTTCAGAGACAGAGACCAGAAGAGTTGCTGATCCAGCTCTGAGAAAGAAAGTTCAGCAGAAG GTTGAGACATCAGTTGGTGGGTTTTTGCGATCATTGGGTCTTGAGAAGTATTCCATTACTTTTCAAGCCGAG GTTGATATGACAGCTCTTGTACATATGACTGATGAGGACCTCAAGGCTATAGGAATACCTATG GGCCCAAGAAAGAAGATACTATTGGCACTGGAATCTAGAGGCTGA